In Blastocatellia bacterium, the sequence GCTTGCAGCAACGCATCGTCACCATACCGGGCGTCCCCGAACGGCAGTACTCGCAGTTGCGCACGGGCGTCGCCGGCACCGTCTATTACCTTGAGACGGGCGCGGGGCGCGGGCGCGGCGGGCCTGACGGCGCGCCGGCCGGCAGCGAGTTGCACCGCTATCGTTTAAGCGACCGCCGCGCGGCCACGTTCGTCAATGGCGTCGCCGAGTACGCCGTCAGCGCCGACGGCCACAAGCTCCTTTATCGCACGCCGGGCAGCGGCGGCGGACGCAACACCGCGAATGCGACGGGCGCGAATGCCACGCCCGCACTCTTCCTGGTTGACGCCGACCGCAACCCGCCGCAAGCGGGACAGGGGAGATTGAACGTCGCGCTGCGCATGTACCTGGACCCGAAGGAGGAGTTCAAACAGATATTCAACGAAGGCTGGCGCAACCAGCGCGATTACCTCTACGTCCCCAATCTGCATGGCGCTGACTGGCCAAAGATGAAAGAGATGTATGGCCAGTTGCTGCCCTATGTGATGCACCGCGCCGATCTGAATTACCTGCTCGACATGATGGGCGCAGAGATCGCCATCGGCCATTCATATGTGCGCGGCGGCGACATGCCCGACCTGCCATCATCGGCGAGCGGATTGCTGGGCGCGGACTTCACGATTGACGGCGGCTATTACAAGATCGCGCGCATCTATGACAACGAGAGCTGGAATCCCGACCTGCGCGCGCCGCTCGCCGCGCCGGGCGTCGATGTTTCGGCGGGCGATTACATTCTCGCCATCAACGGCGTCGAGCTGAAAGCACCCGACAACATCTACCGCCTGCTCGACGGCACGGCGAACCGGCAGACGTCGCTCACTGTCAACAGCCGCCCGACCCTGAGCGGCGCGCGACAGGTGACGGTCGTCCCCGTGGCCAGCGAACAGGGCCTGCGAACGCGCGCCTGGGTCGAAGCGAACCGCCGGCTGGTTGATAAATTGTCAGACGGCCAGCTCGCTTATGTGTACGTGCCCAACACCGGGCAGCCGGGCTACGCGAGCTTTAACCGCTACTACTTCTCGCAGCAAGATAAGAAAGGCGCGATCATTGACGAGCGCTTCAATGGCGGCGGCTCGGCGGCCGATTACATCATCGATGTGTTGCAGCGCGACTTCGACGGCTACTTCAACAACGTCGCAGGCGAGCGCTATCCCTTCACCAGTCCGTCGGCAGGCATCTGGGGGCCAAAGGTCATGGTCATCAACGAGATGGCCGGCTCGGGCGGCGACCTGATGCCTTATATGTTCAAGCACCGCAAGATCGGTGCGCTGGTCGGTAAGCGCACCTGGGGCGGGCTGGTGCACACGGCGGACACGCCGACGTTCGTGGATGGCGGCTCGATGATCGCGCCGCGCGGCGGCTTCTTCTCGCGCGAAGGCCGCTGGGCAGTCGAGAATGAAGGGACGGCTCCCGACATCGACGTAGAGAACTGGCCGAAAGAAGTGATCGCCGGCCACGACCCGCAGCTTGAGCGCGCCGTGCAGGAAGCCATGAAGCAATTGAAAGAACACCCGGTCGAGCGCATGGGCAAAGAGCCGCCGCCGCCGACCTGGGGCAAACGCCGCGACGCGCAATGAGGCCGTCGCACGAACGAGAAGGGCGACCCTCAAAGGTCGCCCTTTCTTTTATTGGTAGCGCAATGCGGTTAGATTGCGCCGCGGCTCGCGCAATCTGTTAGATTGCGCTACATCGCAAAGGCAATCGAAAATCGCTCTAGCGCGCGGCTGTCATCAATTTTTCTTTCAGGTCTTCATTCAAAGCGGTCAGGAAAACCACCAGCGGGCGAATATCGCTCTCGCTTAGTTGAATCTTTGCCAGCCCGTCGTCGGCCTCGCGGACATGCCCTTCACGCGCCATGCGGGCAAGTCGCGACAGCTCGCTTATGGCGCTTTCAAGCGACGGGTAAGCGCCGTTGTGCATGTAGGGACGCGAGTAGGCCAGGTTTCTCAGCGTCGGCGTTTTGAACGTGG encodes:
- a CDS encoding PDZ domain-containing protein; the protein is LQQRIVTIPGVPERQYSQLRTGVAGTVYYLETGAGRGRGGPDGAPAGSELHRYRLSDRRAATFVNGVAEYAVSADGHKLLYRTPGSGGGRNTANATGANATPALFLVDADRNPPQAGQGRLNVALRMYLDPKEEFKQIFNEGWRNQRDYLYVPNLHGADWPKMKEMYGQLLPYVMHRADLNYLLDMMGAEIAIGHSYVRGGDMPDLPSSASGLLGADFTIDGGYYKIARIYDNESWNPDLRAPLAAPGVDVSAGDYILAINGVELKAPDNIYRLLDGTANRQTSLTVNSRPTLSGARQVTVVPVASEQGLRTRAWVEANRRLVDKLSDGQLAYVYVPNTGQPGYASFNRYYFSQQDKKGAIIDERFNGGGSAADYIIDVLQRDFDGYFNNVAGERYPFTSPSAGIWGPKVMVINEMAGSGGDLMPYMFKHRKIGALVGKRTWGGLVHTADTPTFVDGGSMIAPRGGFFSREGRWAVENEGTAPDIDVENWPKEVIAGHDPQLERAVQEAMKQLKEHPVERMGKEPPPPTWGKRRDAQ